A genomic window from Streptomyces broussonetiae includes:
- a CDS encoding carbohydrate-binding protein: MRRLRACLGAAAAVTLAAAGTTALVAGNASGATTALSNRWYAAAPYLMPLDNDPPDPSAIMDATGLKAFQLAFVLAPNGGGCSPTWGGTAPVSSDTAVQSMINTIRGKGGDVSVSIGGYGGTKLGQACADAASTAAAYQQVITKYGLHAIDFDLEEPEYENTAAIHNEIGAAKILQQNNPGLYVSVTTAGTADGTGWFGKQMLLEAKSQGFTPNNFSIMPFDGGFNGAASQTSALTNFNSILQSTFGWDQATAYAHEGFSGMNGRSDSGEYFTQSDFQTVLDYATSHNMDRFTFWSLNRDRQCSPPDNGGRTSGTCSSVTQNDWDFAKYSVEFAGVTPPTTTPTPTPTPTPTPTSCKTAWSATSVYTAGDEVSYGEHNWKAKWWTQNEVPGASQWGPWQDEGTC, from the coding sequence GTGAGACGTCTTCGGGCATGTCTGGGCGCGGCGGCGGCCGTCACGCTCGCCGCCGCCGGCACGACCGCGCTCGTCGCGGGCAATGCCTCGGGCGCGACCACCGCGCTGAGCAACCGCTGGTACGCCGCCGCCCCCTATCTGATGCCGCTGGACAACGACCCGCCGGACCCGTCCGCCATCATGGACGCGACGGGACTCAAGGCCTTCCAGCTGGCCTTCGTCCTGGCCCCCAACGGCGGCGGCTGCTCGCCGACCTGGGGCGGCACCGCACCCGTCTCCTCGGACACGGCCGTACAGTCGATGATCAACACCATCCGCGGCAAGGGCGGTGACGTCTCGGTCTCCATCGGCGGCTACGGCGGCACGAAGCTCGGCCAGGCCTGCGCGGACGCGGCGTCCACGGCGGCGGCGTACCAGCAGGTCATCACCAAGTACGGCCTGCACGCCATCGACTTCGACCTGGAGGAGCCGGAGTACGAGAACACGGCAGCGATCCACAACGAGATCGGCGCGGCCAAGATCCTCCAGCAGAACAACCCGGGACTGTACGTCTCGGTGACGACGGCCGGCACCGCGGACGGCACCGGCTGGTTCGGCAAGCAGATGCTGCTCGAGGCCAAGTCCCAGGGCTTCACCCCGAACAACTTCTCCATCATGCCGTTCGACGGCGGGTTCAACGGGGCGGCGAGCCAGACCAGCGCGCTGACCAACTTCAACTCGATCCTGCAGTCCACCTTCGGCTGGGACCAGGCGACCGCGTACGCCCACGAGGGCTTCTCCGGCATGAACGGCCGCAGCGACTCGGGGGAGTACTTCACCCAGTCCGACTTCCAGACCGTGCTGGACTACGCCACGAGCCACAACATGGACCGCTTCACGTTCTGGTCCTTGAACCGCGACCGCCAGTGCTCCCCGCCCGACAACGGCGGTCGCACCTCTGGAACCTGCTCGAGCGTGACGCAGAACGACTGGGACTTCGCCAAGTACTCGGTGGAGTTCGCCGGGGTCACCCCGCCGACCACCACGCCCACCCCGACTCCGACCCCGACACCCACTCCCACCTCGTGCAAGACCGCCTGGAGTGCGACGTCCGTGTACACGGCCGGAGACGAGGTCTCCTACGGCGAGCACAACTGGAAGGCCAAGTGGTGGACCCAGAACGAGGTGCCCGGCGCCTCGCAGTGGGGACCGTGGCAGGACGAGGGCACCTGCTGA
- a CDS encoding WD40/YVTN/BNR-like repeat-containing protein, producing the protein MPVPPRRRRWFTVCALTASAALVAIPASGASGRPPSPFGARVLGHLAKEREQSVGAVSPHEAGDDRGGNEADEIAEGADQYAEARTSPGVVAPGAYGAAWKNLTTLRSAGGSWRNITDLPYNSDDPRYRDIDSNSSGGSGDVTGRMAAIAADDDGYVYAGSAGGGVWRSRSGGGHWQPISDRLPAQSTGALALDGTGRLWLGTGEATTNSDAHLGSGVYVLDHPHQGTFSPRRRVGGDELESTTIHELRFAGGTVWAATSKGVWSHSTRQLNGPWKLEFAPNPGYLPGGSQADDPAAPYKNIANDIAVDPKDPSKVVLAVGWRSGDDYNGFYTRVRGTWTRISSGLGDLPADADDVGSVTFARSADGSRYYAIDQSPKQLSTNPDSGLEGIYVSKSGSPSGPWTKIADYKGLAADNSALTTAGYMPGVQAWYNQFLAVDPADPQHVYAGLEEVYETKDGGTTWSTVGPYWNFPFSCWKIDPAEQTGDCHQTTHSDQHGVAIGSYHGRSYVYVGNDGGVYKRPVNGTQDASGHATDWTSLNDGTIDTLQYYSVGIGKDLEHGGVSVTGGLQDNGQSVLRGNDTVMGSDFGGDGGDTLTDPANGCDIAQEYVYLAVQVTQNCAVNDGSWSTDPTKATSYSVAPPDNATSEARFIAPLSTDLKNGNTWIAGGRHIWVQTHGYAIRSGAEWTSVHDLGVGRTATAVAASGGKIYAAWCGPCNNQGFARGIAVGNADGTGWHDINLPVDGTVPNRYLSGFAVDPHNADHVYLTVSGFSRAWTEGPGAGVGHVFESTDGGTTWKDISANLPDVPTDSALLTADGGLAVATDLGVVYRAPGGTAWQRIGTLPAVAVLQLKASPDGSTLYAATHGRGIYTVKVHDLR; encoded by the coding sequence GTGCCCGTGCCACCCCGCAGAAGACGGTGGTTCACCGTCTGCGCACTCACCGCATCCGCCGCGCTCGTCGCGATCCCTGCGTCCGGCGCGTCCGGGCGTCCGCCGAGCCCTTTCGGCGCCCGCGTCCTCGGCCACCTGGCCAAGGAACGCGAGCAGTCGGTGGGTGCCGTGTCCCCGCACGAGGCGGGGGACGACCGCGGCGGCAACGAGGCGGACGAGATCGCCGAGGGCGCCGACCAGTACGCCGAGGCCCGCACCTCGCCCGGTGTCGTCGCACCGGGCGCCTACGGCGCGGCCTGGAAGAACCTCACCACTCTTCGCAGCGCGGGCGGCAGTTGGCGCAACATCACCGACCTGCCGTACAACTCCGACGACCCGCGCTACCGCGACATCGACTCCAACTCCAGCGGCGGATCCGGCGACGTCACCGGCCGGATGGCCGCGATCGCCGCCGACGACGACGGCTACGTCTACGCGGGCAGCGCCGGCGGCGGGGTGTGGCGCTCGCGCTCAGGAGGCGGCCACTGGCAGCCCATCAGTGACCGGCTGCCCGCCCAGTCCACCGGCGCCCTGGCCCTCGACGGCACGGGCCGGCTGTGGCTGGGCACCGGCGAGGCCACCACCAACTCCGACGCCCACCTCGGCAGCGGCGTGTACGTCCTGGACCACCCCCACCAGGGCACCTTCTCGCCACGCCGCCGGGTCGGCGGCGACGAACTGGAGAGCACCACCATCCACGAGCTGCGCTTCGCCGGCGGCACGGTGTGGGCGGCCACCAGCAAGGGTGTGTGGAGCCACTCCACACGGCAGCTGAACGGCCCCTGGAAGCTGGAGTTCGCGCCCAACCCCGGCTACCTGCCCGGCGGTTCACAGGCCGACGACCCGGCCGCCCCGTACAAGAACATCGCCAACGACATCGCCGTCGACCCCAAGGACCCGTCCAAGGTGGTCCTGGCCGTCGGCTGGCGCAGCGGCGACGACTACAACGGCTTCTACACCCGGGTGCGCGGCACCTGGACCCGGATCAGCAGCGGCCTCGGCGATCTGCCGGCCGACGCCGACGACGTCGGCAGCGTCACCTTCGCCCGCTCCGCCGACGGATCGCGCTACTACGCCATCGACCAGTCGCCGAAGCAGCTCAGCACCAACCCCGACAGCGGCCTGGAGGGCATCTACGTCTCCAAGTCCGGGTCCCCATCCGGCCCCTGGACGAAGATCGCCGACTACAAGGGCCTGGCCGCCGACAACTCGGCGCTGACGACGGCCGGTTACATGCCCGGCGTCCAGGCCTGGTACAACCAGTTCCTCGCCGTCGACCCGGCCGACCCGCAGCACGTGTACGCCGGTCTCGAGGAGGTCTACGAGACCAAGGACGGCGGCACCACCTGGTCGACCGTCGGCCCCTACTGGAACTTCCCCTTCTCCTGCTGGAAGATCGACCCGGCCGAGCAGACCGGTGACTGCCACCAGACCACCCACTCCGACCAGCACGGCGTCGCCATCGGCAGCTACCACGGCAGGTCCTACGTCTACGTCGGCAACGACGGGGGTGTCTACAAGCGCCCGGTGAACGGCACTCAGGACGCCTCCGGCCACGCCACCGACTGGACCTCCCTCAACGACGGCACCATCGACACCCTCCAGTACTACTCGGTCGGCATCGGCAAGGACCTCGAGCACGGCGGCGTGTCCGTCACCGGTGGGCTGCAGGACAACGGCCAGTCCGTCCTGCGCGGCAACGACACCGTCATGGGCTCGGACTTCGGCGGCGACGGCGGCGACACGCTCACCGATCCCGCCAACGGGTGCGACATCGCCCAGGAGTACGTGTACCTCGCCGTCCAGGTGACGCAGAACTGCGCCGTGAACGACGGCAGTTGGTCAACCGACCCGACCAAGGCCACCTCGTACTCGGTCGCCCCGCCCGACAACGCGACCAGCGAGGCCCGCTTCATCGCCCCGCTCAGCACGGACCTGAAGAACGGCAACACGTGGATCGCCGGCGGCCGGCACATCTGGGTGCAGACCCACGGTTACGCCATCCGCAGCGGCGCCGAGTGGACCAGCGTGCACGACCTCGGCGTCGGCCGCACCGCCACCGCCGTCGCCGCGTCCGGCGGCAAGATCTACGCCGCCTGGTGCGGGCCCTGCAACAACCAGGGCTTCGCCCGTGGCATCGCCGTGGGCAACGCGGACGGCACCGGCTGGCACGACATCAACCTGCCCGTCGACGGCACCGTGCCGAACCGCTACCTGAGCGGCTTCGCCGTCGACCCGCACAACGCCGACCACGTGTACCTCACGGTCAGCGGTTTCTCCCGGGCCTGGACCGAGGGCCCCGGCGCGGGCGTCGGCCATGTCTTCGAGTCCACCGACGGCGGCACCACCTGGAAGGACATCTCGGCCAACCTGCCCGACGTGCCGACCGACTCCGCGCTGCTGACGGCCGACGGCGGCCTCGCCGTCGCCACCGACCTGGGCGTCGTCTACCGGGCTCCGGGCGGCACCGCCTGGCAGCGGATCGGCACCCTGCCCGCTGTCGCCGTCCTCCAGCTCAAGGCGAGCCCCGACGGCAGCACGCTGTACGCCGCCACGCACGGCCGCGGGATCTACACCGTGAAGGTGCACGACCTGCGCTGA
- a CDS encoding PaaI family thioesterase, with protein MSSPSPRSLPEPAELLAAMPFAAGLGIELKEATAERAVGTLAWSPEACTAGGALHGGALMALADSVGAVCAHLNLPKGASGTSTVESKTNFLRAVTSGHVHATARPLHLGGTLIVVQTDLRDDRDRLVGQTTQTQIVLRKATDAG; from the coding sequence ATGTCGTCCCCTTCCCCGCGCAGCCTCCCCGAGCCCGCCGAACTGCTGGCCGCCATGCCGTTCGCGGCCGGTCTGGGCATCGAGCTGAAGGAAGCCACCGCCGAGCGTGCGGTCGGCACGCTGGCCTGGTCCCCCGAAGCCTGTACCGCCGGGGGCGCGCTGCACGGCGGTGCGCTGATGGCGCTTGCGGACAGCGTGGGGGCGGTGTGCGCCCATCTGAATCTGCCCAAGGGGGCGTCCGGCACGTCGACGGTGGAGTCCAAGACCAACTTCCTGCGCGCGGTCACCTCCGGGCACGTCCACGCCACCGCCCGGCCGCTCCACCTCGGCGGCACGCTCATCGTGGTGCAGACCGACCTGCGCGACGACCGGGACCGGCTGGTCGGCCAGACCACGCAGACCCAGATCGTGCTCCGGAAGGCCACCGACGCCGGCTGA
- a CDS encoding polysaccharide lyase family 7 protein, translating to MNRSRLLALPATAGLALALALLGSPSAIAADPHVAPGGNFDLSVWELQEPVGSPGSPTTIPSSRLQGAGGYQDAYFYTDTRDGAMTFWAPEKGVTTPNSNYARSELREMNGNGSAADWSLSGSHKMSATLRVVSVTKNVCVGQIHLGSGGSSTKPLLELYYHANGDIVLGTENSPSGGQTSHPVGHVAIGKTWSYTIAVSGGNTIDLTVNGTTTHYAIPSSFQQYKQYFKAGSYNQSSSDSTTNGARVAFYGLTVKHG from the coding sequence ATGAACCGATCACGGCTCCTCGCGCTGCCGGCCACCGCAGGCCTCGCCCTCGCGCTCGCTCTCCTCGGCAGCCCCAGCGCGATCGCCGCCGACCCGCATGTCGCGCCCGGCGGCAACTTCGACCTCTCGGTGTGGGAGCTGCAGGAGCCCGTCGGCTCCCCCGGCAGCCCCACCACCATCCCGTCGTCCCGTCTCCAGGGCGCGGGCGGCTACCAGGACGCGTACTTCTACACCGACACCCGCGACGGGGCCATGACCTTCTGGGCTCCCGAGAAGGGGGTCACCACGCCGAACTCCAACTACGCCCGCTCCGAGCTGCGCGAGATGAACGGCAACGGCAGCGCCGCCGACTGGTCACTGTCCGGCTCGCACAAGATGAGCGCGACCCTGCGCGTGGTGTCGGTGACGAAGAACGTGTGCGTCGGCCAGATCCACCTGGGCAGCGGCGGTTCGTCCACCAAGCCGCTGCTGGAGCTGTACTACCACGCCAACGGCGACATCGTGCTCGGCACCGAGAACTCGCCGTCCGGCGGCCAGACCTCGCACCCCGTCGGTCATGTTGCGATCGGCAAGACCTGGAGTTATACGATCGCGGTCTCCGGCGGCAACACCATCGACCTGACGGTGAACGGCACCACCACCCACTACGCCATCCCGTCGTCCTTCCAGCAGTACAAGCAGTACTTCAAGGCCGGTTCCTACAACCAGTCCTCCTCCGACAGCACCACCAACGGCGCCCGTGTCGCGTTCTACGGCCTGACCGTCAAGCACGGCTGA
- a CDS encoding GNAT family N-acetyltransferase — protein MEITIHRPGELTSELRAAWHRAMDESPEYANPFLAPEFTAGVGLFRGGARVAVLRQGGVPAGFFPYERGPFGTGRAIGLGLSDCQALVHRPGVTWDAGELLRACGLSIFEFDHLVQEQRPFAPHVTGTFASPVIDVKPGDGGYPEWLRATYPGLAKTTLKKERRLGRDVGEVRFVFDERDPEMLRTLMRWKSAQYRRTGRMDRFSRPWIVALAEHLFRVREEHFTGVLSVLYAGDRPVAAHFGPRSSTVLAAWFTAYDPELHYYSPGLMMHLRTAEGAARAGVTLVDLGRGDKEYKDWLKTRELRVGEGFAARAHPVALAQRLWRRPVRGLRNTVLAHPGLRDPADHLLKAAGRLRTQGRAARIASPAGRTERLPKR, from the coding sequence GTGGAGATCACCATCCACAGACCGGGCGAGCTGACGTCCGAACTGCGCGCGGCCTGGCATCGGGCGATGGACGAGTCGCCGGAGTACGCCAATCCCTTTCTCGCGCCGGAGTTCACGGCCGGAGTCGGGCTCTTCAGGGGCGGGGCGCGGGTGGCGGTCCTGCGCCAGGGCGGGGTGCCGGCCGGCTTCTTCCCCTACGAGCGCGGGCCGTTCGGCACCGGCCGGGCCATCGGGCTCGGGTTGTCCGACTGCCAGGCGCTCGTGCACCGGCCCGGGGTCACCTGGGACGCCGGGGAACTGCTGCGGGCCTGCGGGCTCAGCATCTTCGAGTTCGACCATCTCGTCCAGGAGCAGCGGCCGTTCGCGCCGCATGTCACCGGTACCTTCGCCTCTCCGGTGATCGATGTGAAGCCCGGCGACGGCGGCTACCCCGAGTGGTTGCGCGCCACCTATCCGGGGCTGGCCAAGACGACGCTGAAGAAGGAGCGGCGGCTAGGCCGGGACGTCGGCGAGGTGCGGTTCGTGTTCGACGAGCGCGACCCGGAGATGCTGCGCACCCTGATGCGCTGGAAGTCCGCGCAGTACCGCAGGACCGGCCGCATGGACCGGTTCTCCCGGCCGTGGATCGTCGCTCTGGCCGAGCATCTCTTCCGCGTCCGCGAGGAGCACTTCACCGGCGTGCTGTCCGTGCTGTACGCGGGCGACCGGCCGGTGGCCGCGCACTTCGGACCTCGGTCGAGCACCGTACTGGCGGCCTGGTTCACCGCGTACGACCCCGAACTGCACTACTACTCACCGGGTTTGATGATGCACCTGCGAACCGCCGAGGGGGCCGCCCGGGCCGGAGTGACCCTGGTGGACCTGGGCCGGGGCGACAAGGAGTACAAGGACTGGCTCAAGACCCGGGAACTGCGCGTCGGCGAGGGCTTCGCCGCCCGTGCCCACCCGGTGGCCCTGGCCCAGCGGCTGTGGCGCAGGCCGGTCCGTGGCCTGCGCAACACGGTGCTGGCCCATCCCGGGCTGCGTGATCCGGCCGACCACCTGCTCAAGGCTGCGGGCAGGCTGCGCACCCAGGGCCGGGCCGCTCGGATCGCCTCCCCGGCCGGCCGGACGGAGCGCCTTCCGAAACGGTAG
- a CDS encoding pyruvate carboxylase yields MFRKVLVANRGEIAIRAFRAGYELGARTVAVFPHEDRNSLHRLKADEAYEIGEPGHPVRAYLSVEEIVGAARRAGADAVYPGYGFLSENPELARACEEAGITFVGPSVQTLELTGNKARAVAAARAAGVPVLGSSQPSTDVDELVRAAEEIGFPVFVKAVAGGGGRGMRRVEDPAQLRESIEAASREAASAFGDPTVFLEKAVVDPRHIEVQILADGEGNVIHLYERDCSLQRRHQKVIELAPAPNLDPALRRRICDDAVRFAREIGYRNAGTVEFLLDPEGNHVFIEMNPRIQVEHTVTEEVTDVDLVQAQLRIAAGETLADLGLAQDTITLRGAALQCRITTEDPANGFRPDTGRISAYRSPGGSGIRLDGGTTHAGTEISAHFDSMLVKLTCRGRDFKAAVGRARRAVAEFRIRGVATNIPFLQAVLDDPDFQAGRITTSFIEQRPHLLTSRHSADRGTKLLTYLADVTVNKPHGERPDLLDPVTKLPPLPAGEPPAGSRQRLVALGPEGFARRLRESPTIGVTDTTFRDAHQSLLATRVRTKDLLAVAPVVARTLPELLSLECWGGATYDVALRFLAEDPWERLAALREAVPNICLQMLLRGRNTVGYTPYPTEVTDAFVQEAAATGIDIFRIFDALNDVGQMRPAIEAVRETGTAIAEVALCYTADLNDPSERLYTLDYYLRLAEQIVEAGAHVLAVKDMAGLLRAPAAAKLVSALRSEFDLPVHLHTHDTAGGQLATYLAAIQAGADAVDGAVASMAGTTSQPSLSALVAATDHSERPTGLDLQAVGDLEPYWEGVRRIYAPFEAGLASPTGRVYHHEIPGGQLSNLRTQAVALGLGDRFEDIEAMYAAADRILGRLVKVTPSSKVVGDLALHLVGAGVSPKAFEETPDRFDIPDSVIGFLRGELGTPPGGWPEPFRTKALKGRGEAKPAPDLSAEDREGLAKDTRATLNRLLFPGPTREFDTHRQAFGDTSVLDSKAFFYGLRPAKEYAVDLEPGVRLLIELQAVGEADERGMRTVMSSLNGQLRPIQVRDHAAASDVPVTEKADRTNVGHVAAPFAGVVTLAVAEGDEVAAGATIATIEAMKMEATITAPKAGRVSRLAINRIQQVEGGDLLVELA; encoded by the coding sequence ATGTTCCGCAAGGTGCTGGTCGCCAACCGTGGAGAGATCGCGATCCGCGCGTTCCGGGCGGGCTACGAACTCGGGGCGCGCACCGTCGCCGTGTTCCCGCACGAGGACCGCAACTCGCTGCACCGGCTGAAGGCCGACGAGGCGTACGAGATCGGGGAGCCGGGGCACCCCGTGCGGGCCTATCTCTCCGTCGAGGAGATCGTGGGCGCGGCCCGCCGGGCGGGCGCCGACGCCGTCTACCCCGGCTACGGCTTCCTGTCCGAGAACCCCGAACTGGCCCGCGCCTGCGAGGAGGCGGGCATCACCTTCGTCGGCCCCAGTGTCCAGACGCTGGAGCTGACCGGGAACAAGGCCCGTGCGGTCGCAGCCGCCCGGGCAGCCGGCGTACCCGTGCTCGGCTCGTCCCAGCCCTCCACCGACGTCGACGAACTCGTCCGCGCCGCCGAGGAGATCGGCTTCCCGGTCTTCGTCAAGGCCGTCGCGGGCGGCGGCGGTCGCGGTATGCGCCGTGTGGAGGACCCCGCCCAGCTGCGCGAGTCCATCGAGGCCGCCTCCCGCGAGGCCGCCTCCGCGTTCGGCGACCCGACCGTCTTCCTGGAGAAGGCCGTCGTGGACCCGCGCCACATCGAGGTGCAGATCCTCGCCGACGGCGAGGGCAACGTCATCCACCTGTACGAGCGCGACTGCTCGCTCCAGCGCCGCCACCAGAAGGTCATCGAGCTGGCGCCCGCGCCCAACCTCGACCCGGCGCTGCGCCGGCGCATCTGCGACGACGCCGTCCGCTTCGCCCGTGAGATCGGCTACCGCAACGCGGGCACCGTGGAGTTCCTGCTCGACCCCGAGGGCAACCACGTCTTCATCGAGATGAACCCGCGCATCCAGGTCGAGCACACCGTGACCGAGGAGGTCACCGACGTCGACCTGGTCCAGGCCCAGTTGCGCATCGCCGCCGGCGAGACGCTCGCCGACCTCGGCCTCGCCCAGGACACCATCACCCTGCGCGGCGCCGCCCTGCAGTGCCGTATCACCACAGAGGACCCCGCCAACGGCTTCCGCCCGGACACCGGCCGGATCAGCGCCTACCGCTCGCCGGGCGGCTCCGGCATCCGCCTGGACGGCGGCACCACGCACGCCGGTACGGAGATCAGCGCGCACTTCGACTCGATGCTGGTCAAGCTCACCTGCCGGGGCCGCGACTTCAAGGCCGCCGTCGGCCGAGCCCGGCGTGCCGTGGCCGAGTTCCGCATCCGCGGCGTGGCCACCAACATCCCCTTCCTGCAGGCCGTTCTGGACGACCCCGACTTCCAGGCGGGCCGGATCACCACCTCCTTCATCGAGCAGCGCCCTCATCTGCTGACCTCCCGGCACTCCGCCGACCGCGGCACCAAGCTGCTCACCTATCTCGCCGACGTGACGGTCAACAAGCCGCACGGCGAACGCCCCGATCTGCTCGACCCGGTCACCAAGCTGCCGCCGCTCCCGGCCGGTGAGCCCCCGGCCGGCTCCCGGCAGCGGCTGGTCGCCCTCGGCCCCGAGGGCTTCGCCCGCCGGCTGCGCGAGTCGCCGACGATCGGCGTCACCGACACCACCTTCCGCGACGCCCACCAGTCCCTGCTCGCCACCCGGGTGCGCACCAAGGACCTCCTCGCGGTCGCCCCGGTCGTCGCCCGTACTCTGCCCGAGCTGCTGTCCCTGGAGTGCTGGGGCGGCGCGACGTACGACGTCGCGCTGCGCTTCCTCGCCGAGGACCCCTGGGAGCGGCTGGCCGCCCTGCGCGAGGCCGTGCCCAACATCTGTCTGCAGATGCTGCTGCGCGGCCGCAACACCGTCGGCTACACCCCGTACCCGACCGAGGTCACCGATGCCTTCGTGCAGGAGGCCGCCGCCACCGGCATCGACATCTTCCGCATCTTCGACGCCCTCAACGACGTCGGCCAGATGCGCCCCGCCATCGAGGCCGTACGCGAGACCGGCACCGCGATCGCCGAGGTCGCCCTCTGCTACACCGCCGACCTCAACGACCCGTCCGAGCGGCTCTACACCCTCGACTACTACCTGCGCCTGGCCGAGCAGATCGTCGAGGCCGGCGCCCACGTCCTCGCCGTCAAGGACATGGCCGGACTGCTGCGCGCACCGGCCGCGGCCAAGCTCGTCTCCGCGCTGCGCAGCGAGTTCGACCTGCCCGTGCATCTGCACACCCACGACACGGCCGGCGGGCAGCTCGCCACCTACCTCGCCGCGATCCAGGCGGGCGCCGACGCGGTGGACGGCGCGGTGGCCTCCATGGCCGGGACCACCTCGCAGCCGTCGCTGTCGGCGCTCGTCGCCGCCACCGACCACTCCGAACGCCCCACCGGTCTCGACCTGCAGGCGGTCGGCGACCTGGAGCCGTACTGGGAGGGCGTGCGCAGGATCTACGCCCCGTTCGAGGCGGGCCTCGCCTCCCCGACCGGCCGGGTCTACCACCACGAGATCCCCGGCGGCCAGCTGTCCAACCTGCGTACCCAGGCCGTCGCCCTCGGCCTCGGCGACCGCTTCGAGGACATCGAGGCGATGTACGCCGCCGCCGACCGGATCCTCGGCCGCCTGGTGAAGGTCACCCCGTCGTCCAAGGTGGTCGGCGACCTCGCCCTGCACCTGGTCGGCGCCGGGGTGTCCCCGAAGGCCTTCGAGGAGACGCCGGACCGCTTCGACATCCCCGACTCGGTCATCGGCTTCCTGCGGGGCGAGCTGGGCACCCCGCCCGGTGGCTGGCCCGAGCCGTTCCGCACCAAGGCCCTCAAGGGCCGCGGCGAGGCCAAGCCCGCGCCCGACCTGTCCGCCGAGGACCGCGAGGGCCTCGCGAAGGACACCCGGGCGACCCTCAACCGGCTGCTGTTCCCCGGCCCGACGCGCGAGTTCGACACGCACCGTCAGGCCTTCGGCGACACCAGCGTGCTGGACAGCAAGGCCTTCTTCTACGGTCTGCGTCCCGCGAAGGAGTACGCCGTGGACCTGGAGCCCGGTGTCCGGCTGCTCATCGAACTGCAGGCGGTCGGCGAGGCGGACGAGCGCGGCATGCGCACCGTGATGTCCTCGCTCAACGGCCAGTTGCGCCCGATCCAGGTCCGCGACCACGCGGCGGCCTCGGACGTGCCGGTCACGGAGAAGGCCGACCGTACCAACGTGGGCCATGTGGCGGCCCCGTTCGCCGGTGTGGTCACCCTCGCGGTGGCCGAGGGCGACGAGGTCGCCGCCGGTGCCACGATCGCCACCATCGAGGCCATGAAGATGGAGGCCACGATCACCGCGCCGAAGGCGGGCCGGGTCTCCCGGCTGGCCATCAACCGCATCCAGCAGGTGGAGGGCGGTGACCTGCTGGTCGAGCTGGCCTGA
- a CDS encoding SMP-30/gluconolactonase/LRE family protein, whose translation MPRLPRLAGAATAALALGLIAASPAPGTGPVVTDARIAARFGLAAGQTPENIALERDGSADLTLAYARQIAHVTPDGQTRIRATLPAVPHPSTPVVHSALVTGIARAHDDTLYVNYATGTGKTGIWRLAPGEEPEQIAQLPKDGYPNGLALDERAGMLYAADSVLGTVWRVPLQGGPATAWARETALEPLTTASASGVGANGIKVHRGAVWVSNTDRGTLLRIPIGPDGSAGRTETPARGLTGIDDFAFTGSGRTVVAALNKPNQVVLVRRDGSPTVALDRRDGLSNPTSVAVLGRIVYVPSAAYTTRKDPNLLLARLRERGDRL comes from the coding sequence ATGCCCCGACTCCCCCGCCTGGCCGGTGCCGCCACGGCCGCGCTCGCGCTCGGCCTGATCGCGGCGTCGCCCGCTCCCGGCACCGGACCGGTCGTCACCGACGCCCGCATCGCCGCCCGTTTCGGCCTGGCCGCCGGACAGACACCCGAGAACATCGCACTCGAACGCGACGGCTCCGCCGACCTGACCCTCGCCTACGCCCGGCAGATCGCCCATGTCACGCCCGACGGGCAGACCCGCATCCGCGCGACCCTGCCGGCCGTCCCGCATCCCAGCACCCCTGTCGTGCACAGCGCCCTCGTCACCGGTATCGCCCGCGCCCACGACGACACGCTGTACGTCAACTACGCGACCGGCACCGGCAAGACGGGCATCTGGCGCCTCGCTCCCGGCGAGGAACCCGAGCAGATCGCCCAGTTGCCCAAGGACGGCTATCCCAACGGCCTGGCCCTCGACGAACGCGCAGGCATGCTCTACGCGGCCGACTCGGTGCTCGGCACCGTCTGGCGCGTCCCACTGCAGGGCGGCCCGGCCACGGCATGGGCCCGCGAGACAGCGCTCGAACCGCTGACCACGGCCTCGGCGAGCGGTGTCGGTGCCAATGGCATCAAGGTGCACCGCGGTGCCGTCTGGGTGTCGAACACCGACCGCGGAACGCTGCTGCGCATCCCCATCGGACCGGACGGTTCCGCGGGCCGGACCGAGACACCGGCCCGCGGACTCACCGGCATCGACGACTTCGCCTTCACGGGGTCCGGCCGCACGGTGGTGGCCGCCCTGAACAAGCCCAACCAGGTGGTCCTGGTGCGCCGCGACGGGTCGCCCACGGTCGCCCTCGACCGGCGCGACGGGCTGTCCAACCCGACCTCGGTCGCCGTACTCGGCCGGATCGTCTACGTGCCGAGCGCCGCGTACACCACGCGCAAGGACCCCAACCTGCTGCTCGCGCGGCTCCGGGAGCGCGGCGACCGGCTGTAG